The window ATCACGATCTCCGGATCGAGCTGAATCAACCGCTCGACCGACAACTTCTGGTGTCCCACCAACCCGACCTCCGCCGCTTGATTCCGCGCGCCAATCAACGCGGCGATCTCATCGAAGGTGGTCTCTTTCCCGGCCACGACGCCGGTCGGGGTGTAGAAGAGGACCCGCGGTTTCCGCGGGGCGGCCGCCGCCCGCGCGGCGATCCGATCCAAACGCCGATCCATCTCGGCGACAATCTCTTCCGCCCGCCGCGATTCGCCGACCACCCGGCCGACGGTCCGGATATTTTGTTTGATCCCCTCAATAGAAGAAAAGAGCTCCAGCTTGACCACCGGAAGCCGCGCTTCGGTCAACTGCTTTACGACATCCATCGAGGTGTAGGTCGCGACGAAGACCAGGTCGGGCTGCAACGCCACCACCTGTTCCATGTTCGCCCGGATTTTGTTCGGCACACCTTTCGCCGCTTCGGCCACATGGGAGATCCCCGGATCGGCCGCCAGATAGGTTACCGCCGCGATCCGCTTCGGATCGACCAGTGAGAAAAGGATCTCATCGGTACCGAGCGTCAGCGAGACGATCCGCTGCGGTTTCCTGGGGGGAACGGTCTCCTCTGCCGCAACCCCCGGTGAGTGATCGGCGAAAAGAAAAAAGAGCGCCAGAATCCAAAGGATGGGCCGGACGCTCCTCATCGGACCGCCTCCGCCGCCGGTAAGAGATCGGCGAAGACAAACCCGTCCCGCGTGACGACCTCACCGACCGTGACGGAGATTGGATGGCGGAACATCGGCCCCGCGACCGCAAAGCTATGAAATTCTCCTCGCTCCCCGCACGGATCGACCTCTTTCGGGAGGTCATCCAGAAAGGATGCGTTGAACGTTCGCCCGGCGAAGGTCGGCGCCAGATGCCGCGGATCGATGCAGGTGATGACGGCAGACAGACCGCCGGCGATCATCTCTTGGGCAAGCCGGTCTGTCGGGATCTGCCAGAGGGGGAAGAGCGGTGTGATCCCGGTGCCGGAAAGCTGCTGCTCCCGGTACGCCCGGATGTCTTCGAGGAAGAGATCTCCGAAAGCCATCTGCGTCACCCCCTCTTGCTTCGCTTCTTCAATGAGCCGGCGCATCGCCGCTTCATACGCCTCGTTGCTGCAAGGAGAAGGGATCGGCACGACGTGAAGCGGAACCCCCGCCGCCTCGGCCTGCGCTTGCAACAAGCTCAACCGGACCGCGTGCATCGCCACCCGTTGATGTCGCTCATTCACCGTCGTGACCAACCCGGTCACCTCGATATCGGGCTCCTGCCTAAGACGATAGAGCGACCAGGCGCTGTCTTTGCCGCTGCTCCAGGAAAGCCAGGTTTTTTTCTTCATATAAATTTCCTTTTTCGCTCACGCCCGGCTGTCCCACAACAGATCGGCGATCCCCCGCTTTTTGTTCTCATACCGCGCCATGACGAAGAGAGCGTCGGAGAGGCGATTGAGATACGGGACCGTGAAGGGGCCGACCGGCTCCGCCCGCCGGAGGGCGATCACTTCCCGCTCCGCCCGGCGGCAGACCGTCCGGGCGACATGAAGCTGCGCCGCGCCGGGCGCGCCGCCCGGAAGAACGAAATTCTCAAGCGGGGTGAGCGCTTCCGAAAGACGGTCCATCAACTGCTCAAGGGCGTCG of the Candidatus Manganitrophus noduliformans genome contains:
- a CDS encoding ABC transporter substrate-binding protein — translated: MRSVRPILWILALFFLFADHSPGVAAEETVPPRKPQRIVSLTLGTDEILFSLVDPKRIAAVTYLAADPGISHVAEAAKGVPNKIRANMEQVVALQPDLVFVATYTSMDVVKQLTEARLPVVKLELFSSIEGIKQNIRTVGRVVGESRRAEEIVAEMDRRLDRIAARAAAAPRKPRVLFYTPTGVVAGKETTFDEIAALIGARNQAAEVGLVGHQKLSVERLIQLDPEIVIVSDWNPEEPDFYEKLMAHPELGHLSAVRNRRVYAIPEKHLSTVSHYIVDGIEQMTRIIHPEWFDSAALGKEGARSR
- a CDS encoding adenine nucleotide alpha hydrolase encodes the protein MKKKTWLSWSSGKDSAWSLYRLRQEPDIEVTGLVTTVNERHQRVAMHAVRLSLLQAQAEAAGVPLHVVPIPSPCSNEAYEAAMRRLIEEAKQEGVTQMAFGDLFLEDIRAYREQQLSGTGITPLFPLWQIPTDRLAQEMIAGGLSAVITCIDPRHLAPTFAGRTFNASFLDDLPKEVDPCGERGEFHSFAVAGPMFRHPISVTVGEVVTRDGFVFADLLPAAEAVR